A genomic region of Metopolophium dirhodum isolate CAU chromosome 1, ASM1992520v1, whole genome shotgun sequence contains the following coding sequences:
- the LOC132951008 gene encoding uncharacterized protein LOC132951008, which produces MKYYIKKERGNERKLLRCKRKGCQTTQSIRKNNSFWTYIDKNGRNNSGLSIGAQLELVYYWCQNIKQTTITSLTGRSHNTVCDWMNLCRNVPVRMFENRSKLGGLGIVIQVDECLLRGSRKNNKGRLRLADLPAENLNVDSENVNPLEHGARNYGKRLDRPWVFGLWDNKEGRYFVVQKRDKTTLHEIIQREVIAGSIIHSDGWSGYNGLSDHGYNRYVVNHSENFVDPISKAHTQRIESLWRPLRLKIVKNMCGTTPDLLPRYLIETWWRGINKSDTFNAFLRDMAQVF; this is translated from the exons atgaaatattacataaaaaaagagCGCGGCAATGAAAGAAAATTGTTGAGGTGTAAAAGGAAAGGGTGTCAAACCACTCAAAGCATAAG aaaaaataatagtttttggaCGTACATTGACAAAAATGGCCGAAACAATAGTGGATTGAGCATCGGTGCACAACTTGAACTGGTCTATTATTGgtgtcaaaatattaaacagactACAATTACAAGTTTAACCGGTAGATCACATAATACAGTGTGTGACTGGATGAACTTGTGCCGTAATGTACCTGTCAGAATGTTCGAAAATCGTTCTAAGTTGGGAGGACTCGGAATAGTGATCCAAGTTGACGAATGCTTATTAAGAGGAtcgaggaaaaataataaaggtCGACTTCGACTTGCAGATTTACCAGCCGAAAATCTTAACGTCGACTCGGAAAATGTTAATCCTTTAGAACACGGAGCAAGAAACTACGGAAAACGGCTTGATCGACCATGGGTATTCGGCTTGTGGGACAATAAAGAAGGAAGGTATTTTGTTGTCCAAAAAAGGGACAAAACGACTTTACACGAAATCATACAAAGAGAGGTTATTGCTGGGTCTATAATACATTCCGATGGCTGGTCAGGGTATAATGGACTCTCGGACCACGGGTACAACCGCTATGTTGTAAATCATAGCGAAAATTTCGTAGATCCAATATCCAAGGCACATACCCAGAGAATCGAAAGTTTATGGCGGCCTCTAAGACTGAAAATCGTGAAAAATATGTGTGGTACAACTCCAGATTTGCTTccaag gtaTCTCATTGAAACGTGGTGGAGAGGAATTAATAAAAGTGACACATTTAACGCTTTTCTGAGGGACATGGcacaagtattttaa
- the LOC132951019 gene encoding zinc finger MYM-type protein 1-like, with protein sequence MHNESIRIWFSRRKLTTGIDVELKIELEKRELYWRSIIHRLIETVIFLSGRGLAFRGNNETLGSKNNGNYLGCSELIAKFDPLMSKHLDEYGNKGRGNVSYLSHTICDELITLMNKSVLCNIVNEVTAAKYFSLIVDSTLDITKLDQLTIAIRYVNLDGTAVERFLCFIPSVGHKSKEMEVAILTKLTELNININY encoded by the coding sequence ATGCATAATGAATCTATTCGCATATGGTTCTCAAGACGTAAATTAACTACAGGTATTGATGTTGAGTTAAAAATTGAACTTGAAAAAAGAGAACTTTATTGGAGAAGTATAATTCACCGTTTAATTgaaacagttatatttttatcaggcAGAGGTCTTGCATTTCGTGGCAATAATGAGACGCTGGGTTCTAAAAATAATGGCAATTATCTCGGTTGTTCAGAATTAATTGCGAAATTCGATCCATTAATGTCCAAACATCTTGACGAATACGGTAATAAAGGCCGTGGAAATGTCTCATATCTGTCCCACACTATTTGCGATGAGTTAATAACACTTATGAACAAATCTGTactttgtaatattgtaaatgaaGTAACGGCAGCTAAATATTTCTCGTTAATCGTAGATTCTACTCTCGATATCACAAAATTAGATCAATTAACAATTGCTATTAGATACGTTAATTTAGATGGGACTGCAGTAGaacgatttttatgttttattccaTCGGTTGGACATAAAAGTAAAGAAATGGAAGTTGCAATATTAACGAAATTAACTGAATTAAATATCAACATAAATTATTGA
- the LOC132934118 gene encoding uncharacterized protein LOC132934118 yields the protein MDNEKCLVLIRLYGAKDFLWNSKSPLYHNKTVREDARNEISSLMNLPVAELKKKMTTLQASYRREKSRVAKSLITGSGTHQVYVSKWFAFDEFNFMKDKDIPNETSDTMSELENVS from the exons ATGGATAATGAAAAGTGTCTAGTTTTAATTCGATTGTATGGCGCTAAAGATTTTTTGTGGAACAGTAAATCTCCACTTTACCACAATAAGACTGTAAGGGAAGATGCGCGGAATGAAATAAGTTCACTAATGAACTTACCTGTTGCTgaactaaagaaaaaaatgaccACCCTTCAAGCATCTTACAGAAGAGAAAAATCCAGAGTAGCAAAAAGCCTCATTACTGGTTCTG gtacacaTCAAGTTTACGTATCAAAGTGGTTTGCTTTTgacgaatttaattttatgaaagaTAAAGACATACCTAATGAAACATCCGACACAATGTCGGAGCTGGAAAatgtaagttaa
- the LOC132951026 gene encoding uncharacterized protein LOC132951026, producing the protein MVPVQGHLLPIKQNLKLFFELPGVYNTALEYTENAMKQKNILTSFLNGSTWKTIKCKFFDKIVFPIFLYYDDAEMGNPLGSHSGIHKMGCVYYSVPAFPPEYLSSLDNIFPAFLFHSSDRGSSKFNNKIIFASLIKVLIDLQENGISISVNSVNVQKNSPPAINQNNLNNGCIIMSSSEMLCLVRYFGLIVGELIPIETEVWKLYLMLRQIVDICCSRKIQPECSFLLNNIVAEHNRLYLLLSQSTLKPKFHFLTHYGSLLLKNGPLILTSSIRFEAKHKILKAFSNSIPCRINLGYTLTNKLQLQMINRYFTQTGLRPDLKLGQSCIIFPTVEIPSSFLKQLPIELKSFVSWMDFKGVSYRVGMVLVLEVTLDSLELNSGLQIFGSYLTNLPDPTPTVIRTLANGTLFVSLRYAL; encoded by the exons ATGGTACCAGTCCAAGGGCATTTATTAcccattaaacaaaatttaaaactgttctTTGAACTTCCGGGAGTTTATAATACAGCCTTAGAGTATACTGAAAAtgctatgaaacaaaaaaatattcttacatCGTTTTTAAATGGTAGTACTTGGAAGACAATTAAGTgtaaattttttgataaaatagtttttccTATTTTCCTTTACTACGACGATGCTGAAATGGGAAATCCATTAGGGTCACATTCAGGAATTCATAAAATGGGATGTGTATACTATTCAGTACCTGCTTTTCCTCCTGAGTATTTATCGTCCTTAGATAACATATTTCCCGCCTTTTTATTTCATTCTTCGGACAGAGGAAGttcaaagtttaataataaaattattttcgctTCTCTGATTAAAGTATTAATAGATTTGCAAGAAAACGGAATATCTATTTCAGTAAATTCAGTGAATGTTCAG AAAAATTCACCACCTGCAATtaaccaaaataatttgaataatggtTGTATAATTATGTCATCTTCAGAGATGCTTTGTTTAGttcgatattttggattaattGTCGGTGAGCTAATTCCTATTGAAACTGAAGtttggaaattatatttaatgttacgcCAAATTGTTGATATTTGCTGTTCGAGAAAAATTCAACCTGAATGttcttttttattaaacaatatagttGCTGAACATAATCggctatacttattattatctcAAAGTACTCTAAAACCTAAATTCCATTTTTTAACCCATTATGGCAGTCTATTACTTAAAAATGGGCCTTTAATATTGACTTCTTCAATACGCTTTGAagcaaaacataaaattttaaaagcttTTTCAAACTCAATACCTTGTCGAATCAACCTTGGTTATACCCTTACAAATAAGCTTCAATTGCAAATGATAAATCGATATTTTACACAAACTGGTTTAAGACCAGATTTAAAATTAGGTCAAAGTTGTATTATTTTCCCAACTGTTGAAATACCATCTAGTTTCTTAAAGCAATTACctattgaattaaaatcatttgtatCATGGATGGATTTTAAAGGTGTATCCTATAGAGTTGGTATGGTTTTAGTATTAGAAGTAACATTAGACAGTT TGGAATTAAATTCTGGATTGCAAATTTTTGGTAGTTATTTAACTAATTTGCCAGATCCAACTCCTACTGTTATTAGAACTTTAGCTAATGGAACTCTGTTTGTATCATTAAGATAtgcattgtaa